GATCGAGCTCTACCTGATCGTCTACGGGATCTACGCCGGGGTCCGTCAGCTCACCGCCGGCCCTGAGATCGCCGGGGAGGCGTGGGAGTTCTGGGGCTATGTGCTGACTGCGCTGCTGCTGCCGGTGGGCGTGCTCGTGTGGGCGGTGCTGGACCGGACCCGCTGGTCCAACCTGGTGATGAGCTTTGTGGGCCTGGTGGTCTTCGTGATGATCTACCGCTTGGAGGAGATATGGTTCGGCACCGCGTTCTGAGCGAGGAGCCGGCGCATGACGGCGCCCCGGCCGTGGACCCCGGGTTCGAGGGCCAGGTGCCCCGCAACCGCGGCGTCGGGATGCTGATCATTGCCGCCTACGGGGTGTTCGCCGTCTCAAGCTTCGCCCGGGCGCTCTATCAGATCTCCACGGACTTCGGCACCTCGCCGGTGGCGTACCTGCTCAGCGCGTTCGCCGCCGCCGTATACATTCTGGCCACCTATGCTCTGGCTCATACGAGCGTCCGCTGGTGGACGGTGGCGCTGGCGGCTGTGCTGATCGAGCTGATCGGCGTGGTCGGCGTCGGGCTGTGGACGGTGCTGGACCCGGAGCTGTTCAACCGCAGCACGGTGTGGAGCCACTTCGGGGCCGGCTACGGCTACATCCCGCTGATTCTGCCGTTCATCGGCCTGCTGTGGCTTCTGAAGCACCGGCCGCGGAGCGCGTAGGGTAGGCCCGTGCAGATTTACCGCGGCCTGGAGGAGCTTCCTGCTCAGCCGGCCCCCTCCGCCATCACGATCGGCAATTTCGACGGCGTGCATCTGGGGCATCAGAGGGTCCTCGGCACCCTCGCGGAGCAGGCGGCGCGGTATCAGGCGCGCTCGGTGGCGGTCACCTTTGACCCGCATCCTGCGTTCGTCCACCGCCCGGAGTCCACGCCGCAGCTGCTGACGGGCCTGGGGGAGAAGCTGGCCCGGATCGAGGCTGCTGGTGCGCACACGGTCCTGGTGCTGCCGTACAACGAGGAGCTCTACATGCTGAGCGCGGAGGAGTTCGTCTCCCGATACTTCGTGGATGCGCTGAACGCCGCCGTAGTGGTGGTGGGCCATGACATCCATTTCGGCCGCGCGAGGGACGGCGACTTCACCACGATGGTGGACCTGGGAGGACGCTTCGGGTTCGACGTGGTGGGTGTGGATGACCTGGAGATCATGGGCCCTGACGGCCAGCAGCTGCACGCCCGCTGCTCCTCCACGGCGATCCGCACCGCACTGGCCGACGGCGACGTCGCCTCGGCCGCCCGGATGCTGGGCCAGCCGCATTCGATGACCGGCGAGGTGGTCCATGGGCAGGCCCGCGGCCGTGAGCTGGGCTTCCCGACGGCGAACCTTGCGCAGGATGCCGAGGGGCTGATCCCTGCGGACGGCATCTACGCGGGCTGGCTCTTCGATGAGAATCATATGCGCTGGCCGGCGGCGATCAGCGTGGGCTCCAACCCGACGTTCCAGGGCGTGGAGCGCGTGGTCGAGGCCCATGTCATCGACCGGACGGATGCGAGCATCGAGGATTTTGACCTCTACGGCCAGCAGGCGCGCGTGGAGTTCGTGGAGCGTCTGCGCGGGATGGTCGCCTTTGAGGGGATCGAGAAGCTGTGCGCCCAGATGGCTGAGGACGTGGACCAGACCCGCCGTGTCCTGGCCCAGTGCCGGGTGTGAGCGGTCCCGGGAGGGCGGCGCCCCGGCGGCCCAAGCGACGCACCGACGCTGACCCGCAGATCACCAGTGAGCAGCGGCGTCGTGCGCTGGGGGGCTCCTTCTCCGTCCAGGGCAGATCCGAGGCTGAGGCCTACGATGCGCTGCGTCCCCGCTATCCGGAGGCCGCGGTCGCCGAGATCCTCCGGGGAGCGCGGCGACCGCTGGCGGCTGACCTGGGGGCGGGCACCGGCATCCTTGCTCGTCAGATGCTCGCGGCCGGCGCCAGCGTCACCGCGGTGGAGCCCAGCGCCTCGATGACCTCGGTCCTGGCGGAGAGCGCCGCCCCCGTGACCGTCGTGAATGCTCCCGCGGAGGAGACGGGGCTGCCGTCGGGGGAGTATGACGTGGTGACGGCGGCTCAGGCCTGGCACTGGTTCGATCCGCAGCGCGCGCAGGCGGAGGCTCAGCGGCTGCTGAAGCCGGGCGGCCGGCTGGCGCTGATCTGGAACTACATCGACACCTCGGACGATGTCGCGCACCGGCTCACCCGGATCATGCGGGCCGGCGATGTCTTCCGTCCGGGGTGGAGGCCGGCCCTCGACCCCGGCCGGTTCGGCCCGCCGGCGACCACGGAGTGGCGCTGGTCCCGCAGCCTGACCGTCAGCCAGGTCTTCGGCTATGCGACCACGCTGAGCTCCTGGCTGAGCGCGGAGGAGGGGGAGCGTGCGCGGCGCCGGCGGAATCTCTGCGACTATCTCGGCGGGGAGCTGGGGCTCACCGATGAGGATGCCGTGGAGATCCCGATGATCACGGGCCTCCACGTTGCTCAGGGCAGACCGGTCCAGTACAGTTGAAAAGTTGCCTGCTGCAGTCCGCGGTGGCTGGCAGCCGGCCCTGTGGGGCCGCTCTATGATCGCGGTACAACGTCTGAGGAGACACCTATGGCTCTGGATTCCGCTGTGAAGCAGGAGATCATCAAGGAGTACGCCACCCACGAGGGTGACACCGGCTCCCCCGAGGTTCAGGTCGCTGTGCTGACCAAGCGCATCTCTGACCTGACCGAGCACCTCAAGGAGCACAAGCACGACCACCACACCCGTCGCGGCCTGATGCTGCTGGTGGGTCGCCGTCGTCGCCTGCTGAACTACCTGGAGCGCAAGGACATCGAGCGCTACCGTGCGCTGATCAAGCGCCTCGGCATTCGCCGCTGAGCGAATCACCAAAACCAAGTGCAAAGTGGGCGGCTCCTCTTAGGGGTCGCCCACTTTGTGTGTCAGACTGAAGGCGCACACCGAGAGCAACGATGCCGTATGTCTGGTCCTCGGTAGTGGTTCAAGGAATCTGAGTCCTTGAACTTCGATCGAAGACCGTCATACATCCAAAAAGCAGAACCGCTCTCGTGTGCGTTGCAATGCAATCGAACATGAGAGGAAACCCTATGACTGCACAGGTTGCAGCCCCTGAGGTTCACACTGCCGAGGCCGTGATCGACAACGGCCGCCACGGCAAGTCCACTATTCACTTTGAGACCGGCCGCATGGCCAAGCAGGCCGCCGGCTCTGTACTGGTCACCTTCGATGAGGAGACCACTCTGCTGTCCGCCACCACAGTGGGCAAGCACCCCCGTGAGGGCTTCGACTTCTTCCCCCTGACGGTGGACGTTGAGGAGCGCATGTACGCCGCGGGCCGTATCCCCGGCAGCTTCTTCCGCCGTGAGGGCCGCCCCACCACGGACGCGATCCTGGCCTGCCGCCTGATCGACCGTCCGCTGCGCCCCGCGTTCAAGAAGGGCATCCGCAATGAGGTTCAGGTGGTGGAGACCATCCTGTCCATCAACCCGGATGACCTGTACGACGTCGTGGCGATCAACGCCGCGTCCATGTCCACCCAGCTGTCGGGCCTGCCGTTCTCCGGCCCCATCGGCGGTGTGCGCATCGCGCTCATCGACGACGGCAGCGGCGCCCAGTGGGTGGCCTTCCCCAAGCACTCCCAGCTGAAGACCGCGATCTTCGACATGGTCGTGGCCGGCCGCGTGGTGGGCGACGACGTCGCCGTCATGATGGTTGAGGCTGAGGCCACCGATGACTCCTGGGACATGGTGAAGAACCAGGGCAAGCAGGCTCCCACTGAGGAGATCGTCGCTGAGGGCCTGGAGGCTGCCAAGCCGTTCATCAAGGTTCTGTGCGAGGCTCAGGCTTCCCTGGCCGAGCGTGCCGGCAAGGACGCCATCGACGTCCCGATCTTCAAGGATTACGAGGAGGACGTCCTCGAGGCAGTGAAGGCTGAGGCTGAGGCCAAGCTCACTGAGATCTACCAGATCGCTGACAAGCAGCAGCGTGAGTCCGCCGATGGTGAGCTGAAGGCTGAGCTGACCGAGGAGCTCGCGGGTGAGGGCAAGCAGTTCGAGGGTCGCGGCGGCGAGGTCGCCAAGGCTCTGGGTGCTGTCACCAAGCAGGTCATCCGCCAGCGGATCCTGCGTGACCAGTTCCGCATCGACGGCCGCGGCCTGACTGACATCCGTCAGCTGACCGCTGAGGTTGAGGTGCTGCCGCGGGTGCACGGTTCGGCGATCTTCGAGCGCGGGGAGACCCAGATCATGGGTGTCACCACGCTGAACATGCTGAAGATGGAGCAGTCCATCGACAGCCTGTCGCCGGAGACCAAGAAGCGCTACATGCACAACTACAACTTCCCGCCCTACTCCACCGGTGAGACCGGTCGTGTGGGCTCCCCGAAGCGCCGTGAGATCGGCCACGGCGCCCTGGCCGAGCGGGCCCTGGTGCCCGTGCTGCCGTCCCGCGAGGAGTTCCCCTACGCGATCCGTCAGGTCTCCGAGGCGCTGGGCTCCAACGGCTCCACCTCGATGGGCTCTGTCTGCGCCTCCACCCTGTCGCTGCTGAACGCCGGTGTGCCGCTGAAGGCGCCGGTGGCCGGCATCGCGATGGGCCTGGTCTCGGACGAGGTGGACGGGGAGACCCGCTACGCCGCCCTGACTGACATCCTGGGCGCTGAGGACGCGTTCGGCGACATGGACTTCAAGGTGGCAGGCACCTCCGAGTTCGTCACCGCGATCCAGCTGGACACCAAGCTCGACGGCATCCCCGCCTCCGTGCTGTCCGCCGCGCTGAAGCAGGCCCGTGAGGCCCGGCTGCACATCCTGAGCGTGCTGAACGCTGCGATCGACGCCCCGGACGAGATGGCGCCGACCGCGCCCCGGATCATCTCCGTGAACGTCCCGGTGGACAAGATCGGCGAGGTCATCGGCCCCAAGGGCAAGATGATCAACCAGATCCAGGAGGACACCGGCGCCGACATCTCCATCGAGGATGACGGCACCGTGCTGATCGGCGCCACCGACGGTGAGTCCGCTGCTGCTGCCCGTTCGGCGATCAACGCGATCGCCAACCCGACCGTCCCTGAGGTGGGCGAGCGGTACCTGGGCACCGTGGTGAAGCTGACCACCTTCGGCGCGTTCATCTCCCTGACCCCCGGCAAGGACGGCCTGCTGCACATCAGCGAGCTGAAGAAGCTCAACGGCGGCAAGCGCGTCGAGGACGTCGAGGACATTCTCGGCGTGGGCCAGAAGATCCAGGTCGAGCTGGCTAAGATCGATGACCGCGGCAAGCTCTCCCTGGCCCCCGTGGTCGATGAGGATGCTGACTCCCGGGAGAAGGAGTCGGTCAACCAGGTCAACGAAGAGCCTGCCGAGTAGTCTCAGGCTCATAGTTCGGATGAGGCCGGGATCCCGTCAGGGGTCCCGGCCTTTCCATGGGATGAAAGGTCTCGCTCATGCCTTTGGCTGAGGTTCTGCTGGTGCTGGAGCTCATCGGCACCTTCGCCTTTGCGGTGTCCGGGGCGCTGCTGGCGGCGAAGAAGGGGGTCGACATCGTCGGCTCGCTGCTGCTGGCCAGCCTTGCCGGCCTGGGCGGCGGCGTCATCCGTGACCTGGTGCTCAGCGATGCGGTGCCGACGGCGTTCGCGCACCCCTACTACCTGATTCCTGTGGTGGTCGCGGTGACGGCGGTCTACGTCCGGGCGATCCGGGAGGACCGCCTGCGGCGCACGCTGCTGGTGTTCGACGCCGTCGGGCTCTCGGTGTTCTGCGTGATGGGCACATCGATCGCGCATGCGGCGGGCCTGAATCCGGTCGCCGCGGCCCTGCTGGGCCTAACCACTGCGGTGGGCGGGGGCACTCTGCGTGACGTGGTGGCCAATGAGGTGCCGGAGATCTTCAACCCGAAGGGCGTCTACGCGGTGCCGGCCATGGTGGGCTCAGCCGCCGCGGTCATCGCCTTGGAGCTCGGGGTCTTCAACAGCTTCGCCGCGGTCGGTGTGGCCGCCGCGGTGTTCCTCTTCCGGCTGGTGGCGCTGAGGCGCGGCTGGACTGTGCCGCTGGCCGCCCACGGCACGCTGCCGGGCGGGCGGTCCGACTGACCCGCGGCTGATTCTGGCGGCCGCCCTGCGCGGCTCAGAGGGAGACTTCGCCCTGGTCGCCCATCTCGGGGCTGCGGCTGCGCACGGCTGCGGCAGCGAGCTTCACCAGGGCCACGGCCTTGCCCGGCCCCTCCCAGTAGTGGGCGGTCTCGGGGGTGACGCACAGCAGGGCGGCCTGGGGGTCCTCAGCGGCGTCGCTGAAGTAGGCCTCTGCGCCGATGTCCTTCAGCTGCTCCCGCTTCTCCTCGTCCCGGACGACTTCCGCGGTCCCGGTCACGGAGACCCAGGTCTTGTCCTGGCTGAAGGCGAGGTTGACCTGGCCTTCTCCGAGCACGTCGTCGACCTTCTCGGAGTCCACTGGGGTGAAGAACCAGATGCGGTGGTCCTCATCGATGGTGGAGACGGCCATGGGGCGGGAGACCAGGCGCTGGGCGGCGTCCACGGTGGTGAGCATGCAGGTTCCGATGTCATTCATGCGGTCGATGAGGTCGGATGCGGTGAGGTGGCTCATGGTTCTCCTAGGTGGTGGGTGCTCAGCTGTTCGGGGTCCTGAGGCCTTGGAGGGCGGGGCCCTCGAGGATGTTTCCCTCGGTGTCGAAGCGTGAGGCGTGCAGCGGGCAGTCCCAGGTGCATTCGGCGTCGTTCCAGCTCAGGATTCCGCCCATATGCGGGCAGACGGCAGAGACTTTCCGGGTGGTGCCGTCCACGGTGGAGACGCCTACCGGCTTGCCGTTCTCACGGCCGACCGTGCCCTGGCCTTCCGCGGGCGCCTGCTGGGGCAGGGAGCTGAGCTCGGAGGCGACCCAGTCTTTGCCCATTCGGGCGCCGATCTCGAGGTTGTCCTTCATTCCGGTCGCCAGGCCTTGGGCGGTGACGGACCGGTCGGCGAGCACATAGGCCCAGGGTGTCTGTCCTTCGAGGATCTCTGAGGAGATGGCCAGTGCGGCGGCGACTCCGTTGGTCATGCCCCATTTGTTGTAGCCGGTGGCCAGGTAGATGCTGTCTCCGCCGAGGGGGAGCCTGCCGAAGAACGGGACGTAGTCGGCGGGCCGGTAGTCCTGGGCGGACCATGCGTGGGTGCGCTCGGCGCCGGGGAAATGGTGCTTGGTCCAGGCGTCGATCTCCTCGACCGCCTCCTGGTGGGATTCCGCCCGGCCTACGATGTGTCCGTTGCCGCCGACCAGCAGCAGCTCTTGGCCGTCGATGGTGGAGGTGCGGGTGCTGCGGCTGGGGGAGTCCACGGACAGGTGCATGCCCTGGGGGGTGTGTGCGCCCTCAGGGAGGCGGTATGCCAGCGAGTAGGAGCGATGGCCCTTCATCTTGGCGAAGTAGCCGCCGCGGTCCAGCACGGGCGCTCCGGTGGCCAGCACCAGGTGGTCGGCGCTGAGGCTGCCGTCGGTGGTCTCGATCTGCACGGGGGTCTCGGAGCTGGCGTCGGTGACCCGGACCCCTTCGACGATGGTGCCGCCGCGTCTGCGCAGCTCTGCGGCCAGGGCGTCGAGCACTTCGGTGGGGTGGATCTGTGCCTGGTCGTCCAGGGCGACGGCGCCGGAGACCGGGTGGGGGAGCTCTGTGTCCGCGGTCCAGTAGGCATCGAGGCCGACGGTGCGGGCAGCGTCGAACTCCCGCTCCAGGGAGGGAACCCCCTCGTCAGTGTTGGCGTAGATGAGGGAGGTGCGGCGCTGGTATTCGACGCCGTGGTCCTCCAGGTAGCGCAGCAGCCAGGCTTGGCCTTCATGGTTGGCGTCCGTGTAGGCCTGCAGGACCTCGTCGGAATGGTGGCTGCGGATGCTGGCGAGGTTGGTGCCCTGCAGCAGGGAGACTTTGGCGGTGGTGTTGCCGGTGGCGGCGGCGCCTACGCTCCGGGCTTCGAGGACTGCGACCTGGTGTCCGGCGCGGGCCAGCAGCACGGCGGTGGTCAGCCCGGTGATCCCGGCTCCGGCGACGACGCTGTCGTAGTGCGCGCCGTCGGGGAGCGTCTGGGCGGGGGTGCTGACGGGGTGGGTGTCGAGCCACAGCGAGCGCATCAGGAGATCCTTCGGTCGAGGTCGGTCTCAGCCACCTTTCTCATCCTGGTGTCCGGTCCTGATCGTCAGCTGAATGCTCGCGGGTCAGCTGCTTGGGCTTCGCTCAGGACTGGGTGAGGAACACGTCGGCGTAGTACCAGCCTTCGGCTTCCAGGCCGGTGGGGTCCAGGCCGCGCCGCTCGGTCTCCTCCATTGCTTGGGCCTGCTCGTCCTCGTTCACGAATGTGCGTTGGCGCAGGTGGGCTCCGGGCTGGCGCTCCAGCCTCACGCCGAACCGGGCGAACGCCTCTTGGATGGGGCCCATGTCGAACTGCCGCAGGGCGAACAGCGCCGCGCGCACCTCCCCGGGGTTCTCGAGGCATTCGAGCACCCGGGTGATGGTCTTGTCGGTGATGTAGCTGATGCCGCCGGTGCAGGTGATCAGCTGGGTGCCCCGTATCCCCTCAGCGAGGCTCTCGGAGGGCGCGCTCTCCTCGAGGTTCTCTGCCCAGCCGGCCTCCAGCAGGCCGGCGCCGGCGGCGTAGTCGATGGCTGACTGGGAGATGTCCAGCCCGCGGATCTCTGCCTGCGGGGCTCGCACGGAGCGGTAGAACTCCCGGTCCTGGTTGATGAGCGTCTCCGGGGTGATCTCGTCGAGCGCGGGGTCCTGGTACCGGGCGCGCAGCTGCCAGAGGGACACGGAGTGGTTCAGGAGCATGGCGTTGAACCCGTAGGAGCAGCACAGGTCCAGCACGTTGGTGTCCGACGGCGGGCCGGCTGGGATCTGCGGCAGGATCCAGGGGAGCGCGTTCTGCGGGACCTGGTAGTCGTACTGAGAGAGTTCGCGCAGGTAGCTTCGCGGGTCGGGCGCGGAGTAGATGTCGGTGAAGGAGGCCTTGTAGCCGAGGCTGCTCATCCGGGGCTCCGGGTTCTCGGTAGGGGGAATCAGGCGTTGAAGATGCTGCGGAGGGCCTCGACCCGGTTGGTCTGCTCCCAGGGGAAGGCCTCTTGGCCGAAGTGCCCGTTCCTTGCGGTCTCTGCGTAGATGGGGCGCTTGAGGTCGAGGTCTTCGATGATGCCCAGGGGTCGCAGGTCGAATACCTCACGGATGGCTGAGGCGATCTGGACCGGGTCGACCTTCTCGGTGCCGAAGGTCTCCACGTACACGCCGACGGGGTGGGCGCGGCCGATGGCGTAGGCGATCTGCACCTCGACCCGGTCGGCCAGGCCGGCGGCGACCACGTTCTTGGCCACCCAGCGCATGGCGTACGCGGCGGAGCGGTCCACTTTGGAGGGGTCTTTGCCCGAGAAGGCGCCGCCGCCGTGGCGGGCGAATCCGCCGTAGGTGTCTACGATGATTTTGCGGCCGGTGAGCCCGGCGTCGCCGACGGGCCCGCCGATGACGAAGGGCCCGGAGGGGTTGATGATCTGGTCCACCCCGGAGAGGTCCAGCTGGGCGCCCTCGATGACGGGGGCGATGACGTGTTCGCTGATTTCGGCCTGCAGCGTCTCCTGGGCGGTTTCTGCGGTGTGCTGGGTGGAGACCAGCACCGTGTCGAGGGAGACGGGCTTGTCGCCGTCGTAGCCGATGGTGACCTGGGTCTTGCCGTCGGGGCGCAGGTGGGGCAGCTGCCCGGACTGGCGGACCTCGGTGAGCCGGGCGGAGAGGCGGTGGGCCAGGGCGATGGGGGCGGGCATGTAGGTGTCGGTCTCGTTGGTGGCGTAGCCGAACATGATGCCTTGGTCGCCTGCGCCCTGGGCGTCGCGGGGGTCGTCTGCGCCGCCGCGCGCCTCCAGGGAGTTGAAGACTCCGCCTGCGATGTCGGGTGACTGCTGGCCGATGCTGATGGAGACGCCGACGCGTTCGCCGTCGAACCCGTTGGCGGAGGAGTCGTACCCGATGCCGGTGAGGGTTTCGCGGACGATCTTGGGGATCTCGACGTACCCGGAGGTGGTGACTTCGCCGGCGACGTGGACCAGCCCGGTGGTGGTCAGCGCCTCCACGGCGACCCGGGAGTCGGGGTCGACGGCGAGGAGGGCGTCGAGGAGGGCGTCGGAGACCTGGTCGCAGATTTTGTCCGGGTGGCCGATGGTGACCGATTCGGAGCTGAACAGGCGGAGGGCGTTTGGAGTCACCAGATCAGGGTACTCGTGTGCGGGGCGGATAGGCTGGCTCCATGACGACTTTTGACTACAGGATCGCTGACATCTCGCTGCATGAGGCTGGCCGCCACCAGATCCGGCTGGCTGAGCATGAGATGCCGGGTCTGATGGCGCTGCGTGAGGAGTACGGGGAGTCTCAGCCGCTGGCCGGTGCCCGGATTGCCGGGTCCCTGCACATGACGGTGCAGACGGCGGTGCTCATTGAGACGCTGGCGGCGCTCGGCGCGGAGGTCCGGTGGGCGTCCTGCAATATTTTCTCCACCCAGGATGAGGCGGCGGCCGCCGTCGTGGTGGGCCCGAATGGCACACCGGAGAGCCCGCAGGGTGTGCCGGTGTTCGCGTGGAAGAACGAGACCCTGGAGGAGTACTGGTGGACGGCCAGCCAGATCTTCAGCTGGCCGGGTGCTGAGGCTGATCCGTCCAAGGGTGCGAACATGATTCTTGACGACGGCGGGGACGCGACTCTGCTGGTGCACAAGGGTGCTGAGTTTGAGGCGGCCGGCGGTGTGCCCTCGGCGCAGGAGGATGACCCGGATGAGTACCGGATCATTCTGGAGACTCTGCGGAGGTCCCTGGCGGAGAACCCTCAGCGGTGGACGAACGTGTCGCAGCAGCTGTTGGGTGTCACGGAGGAGACCACCACGGGTGTGAACCGGCTGTATCAGCTGGCACGGGAGAGCAAGCTGCTTTTCCCGGCGATCAACGTCAATGATGCGGTGACCAAGTCGAAGTTCGACAATAAGTATGGGATCCGCCACAGCCTGCCGGACGGGATCATGCGGGCCACCGATGTGCTGCTGGCGGGCAAGACCGCGGTGGTGTGCGGCTACGGCGATGTGGGCAAGGGGGCCGCGGAGGCGCTGCGCGGGCAGGGTTCCCGTGTGGTGATCACGGAGGTTGACCCGATCAATGCGCTGCAGGCGGCGATGGACGGCTTCCAGGTGGCGACGCTCGATGATGTCGTCTCTGGTGGTGACGTGTTCGTCACCACCACGGGGGGCAAGGACATCATCACGCTGGATCACATGCGCCGGATGAAGGACAAGGCGATTGTGGGCAACGTGGGCCACTTCGACAATGAGATCGACATGGCGGGCCTGGAGCGTCTTGAGGGTGTGCGCAGGGTGGAGATCAAGCCGCAGGTGCATGAGTTCGTGTGGCCTGAGGCGGACCAGAATGAGGCGGGCACCCGCAGCATCATTGTGCTGTCTGAGGGTCGGCTGCTGAACCTGGGGAACGCGACCGGGCACCCGAGCTTCGTGATGAGCGCAAGCTTCACCAACCAGGTGATGGCGCAGATCGAGCTGTTCGCGAAGTCCCACAAGGCTGACTACGACGGCGAGGACGCCTACGCGAACCAGGTGTATGTGCTGCCGAAGCTGCTGGATGAGAAGGTTGCCCGCCTGCACCTGGACGCGCTGGGCGTGAAGCTCACGGAGCTGTCCAAGAACCAGGCCGAGTACCTCGGCGTCGACGTCGCCGGCCCCTACAAGCCGGACCACTACCGGTACTGATGGTCGGACGGAGTGGCATGAACCCTGGCTGGGGGTTTAGCTCCACATAGCACTGATGGGCATGGCCCAGATGCGGTCGGACACTTCATGAATTGTGCGACCGGTGTGGAAGAGGACGCCTGCTTTGAATGGCTCACCAATTTCGTCGCGGAGCCATTCCATGTGACGACCCATGCGACGGTCGATGTTTGCTGAGGCTTTGACTTCCGCTACGACGACGTCGCCTCGCCGGTCCTCGATGATGAAGTCGACTTCACGTCGTCCGTTGGTGTCGCGGAGGTGTGTCATTCGTCCTCGTCGCGGTCCGGCGCTGAGCATTGGTCGGAGTTGCATGCCCACGTAGGACTCGATGATCCGGCCAAGAAGGTTCGAGTCGTCGAGGACAGCGTCAGCACTCACTCCCGCTAGCCATAGGGCAAGTCCGGTATCTGTGACGTGGAGTTTAGGAGATTTGATCATCCGCTTGAGGCGGTTGTGTCCCCATGCCGGAATCCGCTCCAGCAAGCCTAGTTCCTCGAGGAGGTCCAGGTAACGGTCGGTCGTTTCGCGGCTGGTTGAGGCGGCTCGTACGAGGGTTTCGTGAGTGGGGATCCCGGCAGTGTTGAGAGCGGCTGCTCGGAGGAGCCTCTCCATCGCAAGCGGTTCGCGGACTTCGCCAAGCGGTTCTACGTCCCGTCCTACAGCTTGGGATATGTAGCCTTCGAACCATTGGTCCCGGAACCGCGGGCTTCCTTTTTGCGCTTGTGGAAAGCCTCCCGCAGCGGCGAGCTCTACGTAGTCCCTGAGAGCCGGAGCTTCTGAGGGGATGGTGTCTGAGATGTCCTGCTGGAAGAGGCGATCGATGAAATCGAGGTTCTTCCCCTTATTGGCGAGTTCATCTTGAGTCAGGGGGTGCATTTGGATGGGCGTTATGCGTCCTGTGCCGGGCCAGGTGCCGGTGAGGGTACGCGCTCGTACGCTTCCGGTGATGAGGAAGCGTCCGGGCTGGGAGTCCTCGTCCACGGCGCGTTTGACGGCGCTGAGGGATTCTGGGACATCCTGCCACTCGTCGATCAGAATAGGGGGTACAAGGCCGCGGAGCTGCTGGTCGGGCTCTTCGCGCATGAGGAGTGCGTCGCGCGGTGTGTCCAGTTGCAGCGTGGACGTTGCTCGGCGTCGAGCAGTAGTGGTTTTTCCGCAGGCGCGGGGTCCAGTGAGCATGAAAGCGGGAAGCTCTCCGATGAGCTCGTCGAGGTAGGTATCTACATACCGTGTGACATACGGTTCCATCGCCTATCCCGCCTATAGTCTGAATCTAGCACAGCCTTTAGACTGAATTTAGCACACTCTCTGCTCTTGGTTTAGCACGTTTTCTGTTCTGAAATGGGCGCACTGGGAAGTCGCAGATTGGCAGACACCCTTGGCGCTCCGCATGTAGTGGCCTTGGGAAGCGAGCTGGGGCAGGTTCTGGGATTAACGGCAGGTTTCGTCCCGCCGCATTCTGGTGCTTGCCCACGGGCTAGACTCGGGGGCGATGAGCGAGCGAATCAGTACTGGTCAGACCTTGCCGGGGGTTCCGTCGTCTGAGGCGGCTCCGGGCGGCTTGCAGCATTTGGTGGCTGAGGCGGCGGAGC
The sequence above is drawn from the Nesterenkonia populi genome and encodes:
- a CDS encoding bifunctional riboflavin kinase/FAD synthetase, encoding MQIYRGLEELPAQPAPSAITIGNFDGVHLGHQRVLGTLAEQAARYQARSVAVTFDPHPAFVHRPESTPQLLTGLGEKLARIEAAGAHTVLVLPYNEELYMLSAEEFVSRYFVDALNAAVVVVGHDIHFGRARDGDFTTMVDLGGRFGFDVVGVDDLEIMGPDGQQLHARCSSTAIRTALADGDVASAARMLGQPHSMTGEVVHGQARGRELGFPTANLAQDAEGLIPADGIYAGWLFDENHMRWPAAISVGSNPTFQGVERVVEAHVIDRTDASIEDFDLYGQQARVEFVERLRGMVAFEGIEKLCAQMAEDVDQTRRVLAQCRV
- a CDS encoding class I SAM-dependent methyltransferase, with protein sequence MSGPGRAAPRRPKRRTDADPQITSEQRRRALGGSFSVQGRSEAEAYDALRPRYPEAAVAEILRGARRPLAADLGAGTGILARQMLAAGASVTAVEPSASMTSVLAESAAPVTVVNAPAEETGLPSGEYDVVTAAQAWHWFDPQRAQAEAQRLLKPGGRLALIWNYIDTSDDVAHRLTRIMRAGDVFRPGWRPALDPGRFGPPATTEWRWSRSLTVSQVFGYATTLSSWLSAEEGERARRRRNLCDYLGGELGLTDEDAVEIPMITGLHVAQGRPVQYS
- the rpsO gene encoding 30S ribosomal protein S15; the encoded protein is MALDSAVKQEIIKEYATHEGDTGSPEVQVAVLTKRISDLTEHLKEHKHDHHTRRGLMLLVGRRRRLLNYLERKDIERYRALIKRLGIRR
- a CDS encoding polyribonucleotide nucleotidyltransferase; its protein translation is MTAQVAAPEVHTAEAVIDNGRHGKSTIHFETGRMAKQAAGSVLVTFDEETTLLSATTVGKHPREGFDFFPLTVDVEERMYAAGRIPGSFFRREGRPTTDAILACRLIDRPLRPAFKKGIRNEVQVVETILSINPDDLYDVVAINAASMSTQLSGLPFSGPIGGVRIALIDDGSGAQWVAFPKHSQLKTAIFDMVVAGRVVGDDVAVMMVEAEATDDSWDMVKNQGKQAPTEEIVAEGLEAAKPFIKVLCEAQASLAERAGKDAIDVPIFKDYEEDVLEAVKAEAEAKLTEIYQIADKQQRESADGELKAELTEELAGEGKQFEGRGGEVAKALGAVTKQVIRQRILRDQFRIDGRGLTDIRQLTAEVEVLPRVHGSAIFERGETQIMGVTTLNMLKMEQSIDSLSPETKKRYMHNYNFPPYSTGETGRVGSPKRREIGHGALAERALVPVLPSREEFPYAIRQVSEALGSNGSTSMGSVCASTLSLLNAGVPLKAPVAGIAMGLVSDEVDGETRYAALTDILGAEDAFGDMDFKVAGTSEFVTAIQLDTKLDGIPASVLSAALKQAREARLHILSVLNAAIDAPDEMAPTAPRIISVNVPVDKIGEVIGPKGKMINQIQEDTGADISIEDDGTVLIGATDGESAAAARSAINAIANPTVPEVGERYLGTVVKLTTFGAFISLTPGKDGLLHISELKKLNGGKRVEDVEDILGVGQKIQVELAKIDDRGKLSLAPVVDEDADSREKESVNQVNEEPAE
- a CDS encoding trimeric intracellular cation channel family protein, which encodes MPLAEVLLVLELIGTFAFAVSGALLAAKKGVDIVGSLLLASLAGLGGGVIRDLVLSDAVPTAFAHPYYLIPVVVAVTAVYVRAIREDRLRRTLLVFDAVGLSVFCVMGTSIAHAAGLNPVAAALLGLTTAVGGGTLRDVVANEVPEIFNPKGVYAVPAMVGSAAAVIALELGVFNSFAAVGVAAAVFLFRLVALRRGWTVPLAAHGTLPGGRSD
- a CDS encoding pyridoxamine 5'-phosphate oxidase family protein, coding for MSHLTASDLIDRMNDIGTCMLTTVDAAQRLVSRPMAVSTIDEDHRIWFFTPVDSEKVDDVLGEGQVNLAFSQDKTWVSVTGTAEVVRDEEKREQLKDIGAEAYFSDAAEDPQAALLCVTPETAHYWEGPGKAVALVKLAAAAVRSRSPEMGDQGEVSL